One genomic window of Musa acuminata AAA Group cultivar baxijiao unplaced genomic scaffold, Cavendish_Baxijiao_AAA HiC_scaffold_1137, whole genome shotgun sequence includes the following:
- the LOC135670976 gene encoding protein ELC-like: MATLPWTPATAAVHQYLMAALSHRGAAALPYTEEARWTIHHHLAALSHAFPTLRPTAGHFTHNDGRGATLLRAEGTIPLATSSSACLSISIWLLEAYPNLPPAVFLSFPPGTAVKPRHPLVDPSGSVSVPYLRSWIFPYYNLVDLVRSLGQLFSQDPPFAISPSAIHDAKARETAKVVEAVQRHLAAAGKSHTAEMEALLDTQTQLKRRKAEIARGLTRLEEEKELLEQQLQMLIMNCDVMESWVAKNHRRPTASLDGVFEPSNAHSRPAMECVAADMAAEDVMYALDEALREGCVPLDVYLKSVRTTSREQFFHRAISAKLAPPQFELEN; encoded by the coding sequence ATGGCGACTCTTCCGTGGACGCCGGCGACCGCGGCGGTGCACCAGTACCTGATGGCCGCGCTCTCCCACCGCGGAGCGGCTGCGCTTCCATACACTGAGGAAGCCAGGTGGACGATCCACCATCATCTCGCAGCCCTGTCCCACGCGTTCCCCACCCTCCGACCCACCGCCGGCCACTTCACTCACAACGACGGCCGTGGCGCCACCCTCCTCCGCGCCGAGGGCACCATCCCCCTCGCAACGTCCTCCTCCGCCTGTCTCTCGATTTCCATCTGGCTCCTCGAGGCCTACCCCAACCTGCCGCCGGCCGTGTTCCTCTCGTTCCCTCCGGGCACGGCCGTCAAGCCGCGCCATCCCCTCGTCGACCCCTCCGGCTCCGTTTCCGTCCCTTATCTCCGGTCCTGGATCTTCCCTTACTACAACCTCGTCGACCTCGTTCGGTCTCTCGGTCAGCTCTTCAGCCAAGACCCGCCCTTCGCCATCTCCCCGAGCGCCATCCACGACGCCAAGGCCAGAGAGACCGCCAAGGTCGTGGAAGCAGTGCAACGGCACCTGGCGGCGGCAGGGAAGAGCCACACGGCGGAGATGGAGGCTCTACTCGACACGCAGACGCAGCTCAAACGGAGGAAAGCGGAGATCGCCCGCGGGTTGACAAgattggaggaggagaaggagctgCTGGAACAGCAGCTCCAGATGCTGATCATGAACTGCGACGTGATGGAGAGTTGGGTGGCGAAGAACCACAGGAGGCCGACAGCGAGCTTGGACGGCGTGTTCGAGCCGTCGAACGCTCACTCGAGGCCGGCGATGGAGTGCGTGGCCGCGGACATGGCGGCGGAGGACGTGATGTATGCGTTGGATGAGGCGTTGAGGGAGGGATGTGTTCCTCTTGATGTTTACTTGAAGAGTGTGAGAACCACGTCGAGGGAGCAGTTCTTCCACCGAGCCATCTCCGCGAAGCTTGCTCCACCTCAGTTTGAGCTCGAGAATTAA